Proteins from one Gossypium raimondii isolate GPD5lz chromosome 8, ASM2569854v1, whole genome shotgun sequence genomic window:
- the LOC105790879 gene encoding glucan endo-1,3-beta-glucosidase 4 codes for MILERCLGSMLLVLSMLSNVLGAFVGVNIGTDVSSMPPASDVVAIVKAHQITHIRLYDADPHMLKALAGSGIEVTVGVTNEEVLGIGESASAAAAWINKNVAAYMPSTNITAIAVGSEVLTSVPHAAPVLVTAMNNLHKALVAADLNFQVKVSTPQSMDIIPKPFPPSTATFNSSWNSTIYQLLQFLKNTNSYYMLNAYPYYGYTNGNGIFPIDYALFKPLPSVKQIVDPNTLFHYNSMFDAMVDATYYSMDALNFSVIPIIVTETGWPWQGGSNEPDATVENAETFINKLIQRVSNNSGPPSQPTIPINTYIYELFNEDKRPGPISEKNWGLLFTNGTAVFPLSLGGPSQITGNSTAVFCVAKDDASEDKLRDGINWACGQGQANCSAIQSGQPCYLPNNIKNHASYAYNDYYQKMHTVGGTCDFDGTATTTTIDPSYGSCIFTGSSNSSTGRESLPPTALGPISPGGSTKLPLSKIQFLISATCLLVVLL; via the exons ATGATCCTTGAAAGATGTCTTGGAAGCATGCTTCTGGTTCTAAGCATGCTCTCCAATGTGCTAG GTGCATTTGTTGGGGTAAACATAGGTACTGATGTTTCCAGCATGCCGCCAGCTTCAGATGTGGTTGCTATTGTCAAAGCCCATCAAATTACTCATATACGACTTTATGATGCTGACCCTCACATGCTGAAAGCCCTTGCTGGAAGTGGGATTGAAGTAACAGTTGGAGTGACAAATGAGGAAGTCCTAGGAATTGGAGAATCCGCCTCAGCAGCTGCAGCATGGATCAACAAAAATGTTGCCGCTTACATGCCTTCCACCAACATTACAGCCATTGCTGTTGGCAGTGAGGTTCTTACCTCAGTCCCTCATGCTGCCCCAGTTTTAGTTACAGCTATGAATAACCTGCACAAGGCTCTTGTAGCTGCTGATCTCAATTTTCAGGTTAAAGTTTCAACCCCGCAATCCATGGACATCATCCCCAAGCCTTTTCCCCCATCTACTGCTACCTTTAATTCCTCTTGGAACTCTACAATATACCAGCTTCTTCAGTTTTTGAAGAACACGAACTCCTATTACATGTTAAATGCCTATCCGTATTATGGTTACACTAATGGAAATGGCATTTTTCCAATTGATTATGCTCTTTTCAAACCTCTTCCCTCTGTCAAACAAATCGTTGATCCAAACACTTTGTTCCACTATAACAGCATGTTTGATGCAATGGTTGATGCAACCTATTATTCTATGGATGCTCTCAATTTTTCTGTGATCCCTATCATTGTCACAGAAACTGGATGGCCTTGGCAAGGTGGATCCAATGAACCTGATGCTACTGTGGAAAATGCTGAGACcttcattaataaattgatcCAGCGAGTTTCCAATAATTCAGGTCCACCTAGTCAACCAACTATTCCCATCAACACATACATTTATGAATTGTTTAATGAAGACAAGAGACCGGGCCCTATCTCTGAGAAAAACTGGGGGTTACTTTTCACAAACGGCACTGCCGTTTTCCCTCTGAGTTTAGGTGGTCCTAGTCAGATCACTGGAAATTCTACTGCAGTTTTCTGTGTGGCAAAAGATGATGCTAGTGAAGATAAGTTGCGAGATGGGATTAACTGGGCATGTGGGCAAGGCCAGGCCAATTGCAGTGCTATACAATCAGGGCAGCCGTGCTATCTCCCGAATAACATCAAGAACCACGCATCTTATGCTTACAATGATTATTATCAAAAAATGCATACTGTTGGTGGGACATGTGATTTTGATGGTACAGCCACAACTACTACAATCGACCCAA GTTATGGATCCTGCATATTTACTGGAAG TTCTAATTCGAGCACGGGTAGAGAGTCTTTGCCTCCTACAGCACTTGGTCCAATAAGTCCCGGAGGGAGTACAAAGCTTCCGCTGTCCAAGATTCAATTTCTAATCTCAGCAACTTGTCTTCTTGTAGTCTTGCTATGA